One part of the Populus alba chromosome 18, ASM523922v2, whole genome shotgun sequence genome encodes these proteins:
- the LOC118046005 gene encoding pathogen-associated molecular patterns-induced protein A70-like: MLEESMSIWASMNSWLTPTVLFVLLNLMIGTIFITSSLATPKPSDQHQEQERHVQAQNGHGLGLGHGHQLARSPSVLQRLKSINFYSYRSQEPTTLTFEKPQESDQHFTLHHQTPQQGYQYHQNQNQPVISRSPSMLQRLKSINLYNYLSHEPTNPTITDNHRDQETTPAHFTSQHIYDQKQELDGQLQEQLEEEEEEDQEQTLEEIYSKLQGNKLSKSKSDTKPTSGEVPKKLPKKMKKSASTKSAFSHFEEDDMVESRRPATVKEGKTSTEFDDTEVDAKADDFINRFKQQLKLQRMNSIMKYKEMITRGS; encoded by the coding sequence ATGCTTGAAGAATCCATGTCAATCTGGGCTTCTATGAATAGTTGGCTTACCCCAACTGTTCTATTTGTGCTTCTCAATCTCATGATTGGCACCATTTTTATAACTTCAAGCCTAGCCACCCCCAAACCCAGTGACCAAcatcaagaacaagaaagaCATGTTCAAGCACAAAATGGTCATGGTCTTGGTCTTGGTCATGGCCACCAGCTTGCTAGATCTCCTTCTGTACTACAAAGACTCAAATCTATCAACTTTTATAGTTATAGATCCCAAGAACCTACAACCTTAACTTTTGAAAAACCTCAAGAATCTGACCAGCATTTCACTCTTCATCATCAAACCCCTCAACAAGGTTATCAATACcaccaaaatcaaaaccagCCAGTTATTTCTAGATCTCCTTCAATGTTGCAGAGGCTCAAGTCCATCAACCTCTACAATTACTTATCCCACGAACCCACTAACCCCACCATTACTGATAACCACAGAGATCAAGAAACTACGCCAGCCCATTTCACTTCTCAACACATTTATGACCAAAAACAAGAGCTTGATGGACAGCTTCAAGAACAactagaggaagaggaagaggaggatcAAGAACAGACTCTTGAGGAGATATACAGCAAGTTACAAGGAAATAAACTGAGCAAATCCAAGTCAGACACGAAGCCAACTTCTGGTGAAGTACCCAAGAAGCTAccgaagaaaatgaagaaatctGCAAGTACAAAATCTGCTTTTTCCCATTTTGAAGAAGATGACATGGTTGAATCTCGGAGGCCAGCTACCGTGAAAGAAGGGAAGACCTCTACTGAGTTTGATGACACTGAAGTGGATGCTAAAGCCGATGATTTCATTAATAGGTTCAAGCAGCAGTTGAAGTTGCAGAGGATGAATTCTATCATGAAGTACAAAGAGATGATTACTAGAGGGAGCTGA